One stretch of Anolis carolinensis isolate JA03-04 chromosome 3, rAnoCar3.1.pri, whole genome shotgun sequence DNA includes these proteins:
- the cwc15 gene encoding spliceosome-associated protein CWC15 homolog has product MTTAARPTFEPARGGRGKGEGDLSQLSKQYSSRDLPSHTKIKYRQTNQDAPEEVRNRDFRRELEERERVAVREKNRDRPAREHTTSSSVSKKPRLDQIPAANLDADDPLTDEEDEDEDYEEESDDDTAALLAELEKIKKERAEEQARKEQEQKAEEERIRMENILSGNPLLNLTGPVQPQTNFKVKRRWDDDVVFKNCAKGVDEMKKDKRFVNDTLRSEFHKKFMEKYIK; this is encoded by the exons ATGACAACTGCAGCAAGACCAACATTTGAACCTGcgagaggagggagaggaaaaggGGAAGGTGACTTAAGTCAGCTCTCCAAACAATATTCCAGCAGAGATCTTCCTTCTCATACTAAAATCAAATACAG ACAAACAAATCAGGATGCCCCTGAAGAGGTGCGCAACCGTGACTTCAGGAGGGAACTGGAGGAGCGTGAACGAGTTGCTgtaagagagaaaaacagagataGACCAGCACGAG AACATACAACTTCTTCTTCAGTGTCTAAGAAGCCCCGATTAGATCAGATCCCTGCAGCTAACCTGGATGCAGATGATCCTCTGACTGAT GAGGAGGATGAAGATGAAGACTATGAAGAAGAGAGTGACGACGATACCGCTGCTCTCTTAGCTGAGCTAGAAAAGATTAAAAAGGAACGTGCGGAAGAGCAGGCCCGAAAG GAACAAGAGCAAAAGGCTGAAGAGGAGAGAATACGGATGGAAAACATCCTGAGTGGAAACCCTTTGCTGAATCTTACTGGCCCTGTTCAGCCTCAAACAAATTTCAAAGTAAAACGGAG ATGGGATGATGACGTGGTCTTCAAGAACTGTGCAAAGGGAGTTGATGAGATGAAAAAAGATAAAAGGTTCGTCAATGACACACTGAGGTCGGAATTTCACAAAAAGTTTATGGAAAAATACATCAAGTAG